GCAGGTTAAGCCAGAGGACACGGTCATAATAGCCGACCCCATGATAGCCACCGGCTCGACGCTCATCAAGGTCCTTGAAGAGGTCAAGAAGTACGGGAAGGCCAAGCGTTACGTCATAGTCGGCGTTCTGGCGGCGCCGGAGGGCATAAGCAGGATAAAGGCCGCCCATCCGGACGTTGAGATGTTCGTGGCGGCGATAGACAGGGAGCTCAACGACCACGGCTACATCCTGCCCGGTCTTGGAGACGCCGGCGATAGGGCCTTTGGAGCGCCGATTAAGATTTGAGGTCTCCTCTTTCGGTTTTCTCCCCGCGGGGACGTTAAATTTATAAGCCAGCCTTTTGTTATTCCTTTTGAAGCCCGCAGTGCGCGGGGGTTGCCGAGCCTGGTCAAAGGCGGTGGACTCAAGATCCACTCCCGTAGGGGTTCAGGGGTTCAAATCCCCTCCCCCGCACCATTACAACCCTTTGGTTCGCAAAGCGTTGACGGAAAGATTGCGTGCTTTCTGAGAAACTCAAATCTTCAAGGGGTTTACTCATTAATTGCCATTCCCTGAGTGTTTGCTCTACTCAAGGCGTCCTACGGACACCAGAACAAAACGCAAACCTGTTTAGAGGGCTTTTTTGGAAGTAAACCCACGCTTCAGCAGGGTGTTGAAACGTGCACGCTAGTACTATCGCCTATTTATGAGAAAGGGAACTCTTTTGGTCAAGCTTTTAGAAAAAGCCTGCTCTGTACTCTCAAACCCCCGAAATGGGGTTTCGCCCCACAACCCCACTTTTCTCTAAAACCTGGGAAACTACGTTTCCCCGCCTTCCTTATTCATTAATCCTCTGGGGGACTAACGTCCCCACACCCCCAGTAACTTCGCCTGCGCGAAGTTTGATCAAGGTTCGTGATTCTTGTTTAAAATGACAATCTTGGTTGGATTTCTCTTTGACTACAATGGGAACCATACCGCAGAATCCAACGTTTGATACTTAACTCCTAGAGGAAACCCAAAAATAAAGAGCCCTGGAAAGGAATCATGAACTTTGGTGAAACTTTGAATAACAAAGTTTCAGCGCTCCAGCCTCTTGACGCCGTCCTTGGTGCCGACGAGAACTATGTCGGCTATGTCGGCAAAGATGCCGTTCTCCACCACGCCAGGAATGTTGTTGAGTTCTATCTCAAGGTCAAGCGGGTCATCTATGCGGTGGAACCTGGCGTCGAGAATGAAGTTGCCGTTGTCCGTAACAACAGGACCATCCTTCTTGCTCGCCATCCTGAGCTCCGCTGTTGCGTTGAAGACCTCTATCTCCTCGGCTATGGCACGCCAAGCCGCTGGAATCACCTCTATGGGAACGGGCATCTTCTGGCCGAGTCTCTCAACGAGCTTGCTCTCGTCAACGAGAACGAGGAACGTTCCGGCACGGTATTCGATTATCTTCTCCATGGTGAGGGCAGCACCACGGCCCTTTATGAGGTTCAGGTGGGGATCAACCTCATCGGCGCCGTCGACTGCTATGTCTATCGCATCGACTTCGTCCAGACCGACCACAGGGACGCCGTTCTCGAGGGCGAGGAGCCTGGCCTGATACGAGGTGGGAATGCCGTAGACGTCCTCGAGCTCCCCCTCCATGATGAGCTTGCCCAGATACTCGATAAAGTATGCAGTGGTGGAGCCAGTGCCAAGGCCGACTACCATGTCATCCTCAATGAACTTCAGGGCCTCCTTGGCAACCGCCCTCTTGAGCTCCTCCATAGACTCACCCCATCACCGTTCCGTTCTGCGTGAGTTGATAAAGCAGGCTCTGGTTTGAATAGAACTGGGGCTGGAAGTTGACCATCAGGGTGTAGCTGAGCATGGTGAAGTAGAGCCAGAACAGGAACCAGCCGAAGAAGGCCTTCCTTAGTATCAGGCGCTCCTCCTCGATGTCGGGCGGCAGCTCCTTTATGATGGCCATGACAACCTTATCAATGATTAGGAACATGGCGATGCCTATCATCCAGCCGTACTGGAACTTTGCGGCGGCAATGCCACTGACCAGGCCACAGATGAGTCCCCACAGGTAAACTGAGAGTGAAAACTTGTGTTCAATTGCCAGCTCCACGTTCTTCACCTACGCTTAGCTTTAAAAAGACCTTTTAAAACCTTTCCGTTATCCCGACAGTGTCTCCAGGAACTTGCGGCCCTTATCGGTCAGCCGGTAGTAGACGCGCCTGCCCTTTCTATGGGATTCACCTATCAGACCCAGGCTTTCAAGCTC
This genomic interval from Thermococcus sp. contains the following:
- the rpiA gene encoding ribose-5-phosphate isomerase RpiA; its protein translation is MEELKRAVAKEALKFIEDDMVVGLGTGSTTAYFIEYLGKLIMEGELEDVYGIPTSYQARLLALENGVPVVGLDEVDAIDIAVDGADEVDPHLNLIKGRGAALTMEKIIEYRAGTFLVLVDESKLVERLGQKMPVPIEVIPAAWRAIAEEIEVFNATAELRMASKKDGPVVTDNGNFILDARFHRIDDPLDLEIELNNIPGVVENGIFADIADIVLVGTKDGVKRLER